AGGGGTGGCAGGTAGACAAGAACAGGAGGAAGGCATGAATTCAAAGGAAATGGTGAGAAAGGACAAGGAGGTATGTAGGTAGGAAAGTAAGGAAGGGAGATGGGCAGTGGGGCTGAGGAGCACCTCGTCACATAGTAGGGGGTTTTTCCTTAAGAGCAAAGTAGGTTTGGGCAGTTGATTCCAGGTCCTTACAGGTCATCTGGACAAGGGTAGGGGGATTACCTGGTCAAAGTAGATGGCCCCACTGGTGCCATTGCTGATCTCTCCTGCTGGCTCATGGTGGTGGCTTCGGACTGCGGCAAATGCCACTCTTCCGGGGGGTGCTTCTCCTAGGGCTGCTCCCCCAGGGCCCCCTGCAGCAGCTCGGCCAGGCTCACAGACCACCAGGCACTCACCCTCCAGGAGGACAGGCTCTGTCCCCTCTTGGGCCCACCCGCACCCTAGGACCAGAAGCATCAGGGCCAAGGGCAGCGGGGGGCTGGATAGGAGACCTGGTGGCCAGTGTCGCTTGGCTCCCAGCATGGCTGACTGGCTCTGTGACCCACAGGTCCTCCTTGTCTCCTGTCCCCTCTCAGTTCCGTGTTCCTTTCAGTTCCCTCTTCCTGTGGACTCTCACTACCTCTCACCCTGTTCCTTAGCCCTCTCTCTGGGTCTTACTGTCCCCTGGTCTCAGCATCCCTCTCTCCATACCTCTCTGTGCCCCACGACTCTGACCAGCCTCTCTCTCCCGCTGTCACTGCAGTTCCCTCCTCCTTGGCAGGGCATGAAGTGACAGCAGCAGttgggctggaggagggagaagggcgATGAAACAGCCAGACAGGAGGGCTACAGCCAGAACCCAGGGCAGCCCCTCTGGAGAGCACTAAAGGCTGCGTCTGGGACTACAGAGAACTTCGTATGTTCGTAATGTGAGAATGTGAGAATGTGAGTGCCTGTAGGTGCGTGTAAGTGCATGTGTGCCCAAGACAGCCCCACAGCCCCCTCTTTCTCCTTGTTCCTGCCCTCTTCAAAATCCCCCGCTAGTCAACAGCCCACTCAGCGGCTCCTTCCGGCTGTTGGACGAAAGCCAGAGCCCTGTCTTCTCCCTACAATTGTTTTGGTGGAAAGTGCTTGAGTCAACGGTGTCAGTATCTTGTGACCGTGGGccagtctctttctctccttaGTCTTCCGTATCTTCATCCGAAAGTAAAGGATGAGTCCCTTTTAAGGCCTTCTTCACTTCCAGCTCTCAACAAGTGGCTCCTCTCGCCCGAAAAACAGCTGCTCAGAACGAGCTGGAACCCAGACCCAGGGGAGAGACTAGCCCATCCGTGAGGCTGGGATGCCGAGCAGGGGGAGAAACCTACGGGCGAGTGGGCGGGCCCGAAGGCGGGGCCGTGGGCGGGCCAGGGAGGAGCCCGGCGGCAGGCGCGCGCTAAGGCCGGGAGCCAGCCCAGAGCGGGGTGGGGTCTGGCTGACTCCACCCCCGGCCAGGAAGTGACTCAAAAAACTGTTCGAGATGTGGAGAAGACAGGTCCCAGTTGGGTGAGGGCTTCGGGAAGGCCCGCCCAGATTCGGCCCCCCTACCCCGGCTCCGTGGCCCCCCAGCTCTTCTCCGCTGGGTCTGGGGCGCGGGCGAAGCTGGGGCGGGCAGGCATCGAGAGGCGCCGGCGGGCCTGAGGCCGAAGCGGGCGGCCGAGGCGGGTAGGCGCCCTCTCCCTCGCGCCCGGGCGGGGGGAGCCAAGTCGGAGCCCCAGTGCAGAGCGCGGCCTGGGGGAGGGACGGCCGGGGGCGGTGGCTACTGGCGGCCGTGGGCGGTCCCCGGCCTGGCGTCGGTCCCCGGGTGGGGCCGTAGCGCGACCGAGAGGAACGGCGGACGGCGGATGgagggggagaggtgggaggggctaGAAACCTTGGAAATGGCAGACTAGGGACTCCGGAGGGCATCCCAGTTCAAGCCTCGGTGAGGATTCGTCTTTAAGAGGCTAGTTTGGACCCGGAGACTGTAGAGACTCTGAGGAGAGAGACTGTTTTGTCATCTCTccacttctggcctccagaccgAGCTGGAGccccccactcttcctgcttaGGGCCGTGGCCAGCCTTTTCCAGAGGCCAGATGCCCATCCCCAACAGGCAGCCTTGTTTGCCCATGAACTTTCTTCGGAGAGAAGACCCGATTCCGGATAATGTGACATTCCCTTCCTAGATGGACCTAGGGTGTTTACTAGATCGATAACTAGGTGCGACCTGTTGATCGCTAGTGTAGGCTGGGAGACCACAGTTTGGGTTGAGCGGGCGAGGAGGCTCAGAgctgccttccctccttccagGGCTGGGTGGCCAGGCAGCCATGCCTACCTGGGGGGCTGGATCTCCGTCCCCTGACCGCTTTGCCGTGTCTGCGGAGGCCGAGGACAAGGTGCGGGAGCAGCAACCCTACGTGGAGCGCATCTTCAGCGTGGGGATGAGTGTCCTCCCTAAGGACTGTCCTGAGAACCCTCACATCTGGCTGCAGCTGGAGGGCCCCAAGGAGAACGCCAGCAGAGCCAAGGTGAACACCCCTGTCTGCCCCTTCAGGGAATAACGACTCCCTCCCCTACACTGAGCAGAGGAGTGGAGGGCCTGCTGGGGAGGATCTCCACTCACTCCTTGGTTGTCTTACTGGCAACCTCAGTGACTCTAAACTTGGAGGGACTTTGCAAATAGTATTTCTGTGGAGTTTCGGTTTCGTTTGAGCCGCGGTGAGCCAGGTTCTGCCACGACTTAGAGACAGGTGATTGTGTTGGAATCAGTTGTGGTGTTTGGGAGACTGGAGATAATCCAGGCAAGCAGGCCCCACCAAGGAATtcactgggggaggggaagccaggCCACATTGCTTCCTTGGGTCAGAGGTTGCAGTACAGCTCCACCAGCTACCAGCCCTGTGCAGAGTCTCCTGTTTCCTTATTTATGAAATGTGAATAATAGCAATGTCTACCTCATTGGCTTATTGTGAATGAGATAAAGCATGAGCTCAGCAAAAGTTAGCAATGACAGTCATTACAATAGAAATATTATCGCACATGCAAGCATAAATATTCAGAGAGACAGCCTTGTTACTTATAACAGTATCTTAAGTTGAGCCAAGTTCTAAATGGAAATATTAGCCATAGACTATCagctgaaaaaggaaagaagtagatTCTTGATCCCTTTAATCCTCACCTTTGTCAGGATCTATGGAGCTCCGTTGCTCTGCCCAGGTATCTTGGAGCTCAGAATGGAGTGCGATGGGCTTGAAGAAGCTACTGGGCCATGTAGAATTCCAGCAGTCTCTTTTTTCTCTATCGCCTCACCCCCCCCTCACCTGCCGTCCCAAATTCCTCTCCCAGGAGTTCCTGAAGGGTCTTTGCAGTCCTGAGCTGCAGGATGAAGTCCACTACCCACCCAAACTGCACTGCATCTTCCTGGGAGCCCAGGGCTTTTTCCTTGATTGCCTGGTCTGGAGCACATCAGCCCACCTTGTGCCAGGGCCCCCTGGTTCGCTGATGGTCAGTGGCCTGACTGAGGCCTTCGTCATGGCTCAGAGCAGAGTGGAGGAGCTGGTGGAGCGGCTGAGCTGGGACTTCCAGCCGGGGCGATCGCCTGGAGCCTTGCAGTGTGCCGGAGTGCTAGGAGACTTCTCTGCCCTGCTGCAGCCCTATAGGGATGCCCACACACAGGCCCTGCTGCGGTTGCCCCTGGCTGTCCAGGAGGAACTGTTGAGTTTGGTGCAGGATGCAACCAGGGATCAGGGGCCCCAGCCACAGCCCCCCTGCGGCAGGGGGAACCCAGGCCCACTGGATGCTCAGTACCAGGGCGTCAGAGCTCCCTCGAGTGAAGGGAGGGagtccctggaccctggaccTATGGGGTGGCAAGAGtcaaggggagagagacaggttatggagaaggagggagagaagcagggtggTCCCAGGGAGATGGAAGTGGGGTGGAAGGAGCTGCCTGGGAAAGAGGCCTGGGAGAAAGCAGGGGCCTTCAGATCACAGTCAGGAGGGGGAGTGGTAGGGCAGTTAGGGCCTTTCCTGACAGGGAGGGCCCTGGGCAAGGAGGGGGTGCCTCAGGACAGGGGAAGGTTAGTCGGTGTCCAGGGTGAGCCTCCTATTGCACAGGGTCCCTGTCAGAGGGCAGCTCAGCCCCGGGGAGCCTCCCTCCTCCAGCGGCTCCACAACGGGAAAGCCTCGCCTCCAAGGGtgcccagccctccccctgcacccGAGCCCCCGTGGCACTGTGGAGACCGGGGAGACCGGGGCGACCGAGGAGATCGGGGAGACAAGCAGCAGGTTGTGGCGCGAGGTCGTGGGTCTCCATGGAAACGAGGCACGCGTGGGGGCAACTTGGTGACCGGCACGCAGCGTTTCCAGGAGGCCCTGCAGGACCCTTTCACCCTGTGCCTTGCCAATGTGCCTGGCCAGCCAGACCTCCGTCACATTGTCATTGATGGCAGCAATGTGGCCATGGTGTGAGTACCTGGTGGGCCTGAGGATCctgggggcggggttgggggcaTGGTCTGAGTGGTGTTCCTGATGCCGGGGATGTGTGCTGAGCGGCCCCTCCTCTGGGGCCCCGGAGCGCTGACCCCTTCCCACCGCAGGCACGGCCTCCAGCACTACTTCTCCAGCCGGGGCATCGCCATTGCTGTGCAGTACTTCTGGGACCGGGGCCACCGGGACATAACTGTCTTTGTGCCTCAGTGGCGCTTCAGTAAGGATGCCAGGGTCAGAGGTGAGTTGGGCCTGGTCTTTTATAACCTGGGATAGGCCCCGCTTCATCCCAAGGATAACCCCGTTGTGCGCCTGTGTTTCTCTAGAGGGCCACTTCCTGCAAAAGCTGTACTCCCTCAGCctgctctccctcactccctcccggGTCATGGATGGCAAGAGGATCTCCTCCTATGATGATAGGTACTCGATTCTCTCCTGGCCCCTGTCTTGAGATTCCAGGAACACAGTGGGGGAactgagggagagacagaagcccCCGACCCCTTGTGCTATCTCCTAAGCCGGGTAGCGGGAAGATGGCCAGTCGTTCCTCCGTGCACCCATTAAACGGGTCAGTAGACCTGCCCTGCAGGCACAATGAGGCACATGGTGGACAGCTGCATTTGCCCGTTTATTCATTTCTCGTTCTTCAAAGTGAATGCTGCCTTGGATTTACGTAGTGCCTTCCTGTCTAGAAAATACTAGGTTAATGGAAAGCTGGGAAAGCTGGTAACATAAGTAACTGACAGGTACCTTCTGAAAGCCCACATTTCCAAACAGGTAGAGAAGTTCCCAGCATTCGGGAAGTGCCAGGGTACATGTTCAAAATCACAAGTCAAATGAAGAGATACAAGAGACTCTTTGCTAAGAGTATACAACACACATCTGACAGAAATAGCACTGGACTTAGAATCGGAAGATCTGAATTTGAGCTCCAAGTTGTACTGTTCATTGACTCTGCCTGTGGACCAGTCTCTTAGGGGTCAGACCTCTTTGTCTCAGGGTCCTCTTCATTTGGTCACCCTCCTTGTGAATATCGAAAGGAGCTAAGGGATATGCTTGCCTCATTCAAGGTGCTCGGCAAGTGTACAGTGATATTCCTTAACTGTACACGGACCCAATCAAGTGTAGCAGTGGGTCTCATCTCTGTCATACAGAACCACAGACATAGGTTAACTCTCTCAACCAGGGCTATTACGTGGCAAAGGAAAAGTGAGACCTTAAGCTGCCAAattgtttaaatgaaaaatgcaggGCATGTTCCCTCCCCAAGGGACACACACAGTGGGAAAATGggcagattttaaagattttatttatatattttagagatagGGAGAGAAGGGGTAGGCGGTGtgaagaggaggagcagagggagagggacaagaagactccatatggagcacagagcctaatgcggggctccatcccgtgaccctgagatcatgacctgagccgaaataaagagtcggatgcttaaccgactgagcctcccaggcggtCCAGAAACAGGCAGATTTTAAAAGCTAATTAAcgaataaaaaattttacaagTGCTTTATTCTCTAGGATTTTCAGTTTTAGAGAAAAAACTAGTTTCCAAACTATAGTGATTAtatcttttgtcttttcaaatacTTAATGTTTTCTCCCTAACAAGCAAATGGTATTCTATAAAAAGGCAGTTCACTTTCTCCCAATGCTCTTCTGTTTTATGTCTAGATTTCACAGATTATCCAAGATATGGAACCTTTCCACAGCAGCATTGACACAGAATTGAAACTGAAGAGCAAGTCAGTTGTAATGAATTTTAAAGGCACGTGTCTGTACAGTTACGTAGGTCCCAGTaggcagacagcccgatgcgaaTTTGGAATTTTGTCTGGTTACAGTGAATGACACAGTGGTGCATGGCCCAGGCCCACTGAATGGGTGGGTGCTGAGCAACAGATGAAGTAACACCATAGTAGAATACCCTTAACCTGCAAGTGGCTTTTGCATATCCTCTGATACCATGTACTTTGTTATCTCCTTCATTTGTTTCCCAGACAGAAACTCAGAGCCAGACATCTGTTACACTGAATCCTGACTACTAGTCTCCTGTATGCCACACTGTCTTTCAAATACTGCCTACTTATTTAGCACCTAGCAGTAGGCACTGGTAGAAGGAGGTGGGGATGCTGGGATTAGGGAAGGCCTGATCTTGCCTTCAgagcccaccccagccccaaaCCACAAACAGTGGCAACCTGGAGGAGAGGGCGCCCCCTTCTGGTGGGGGTTTTCTGGGAAGGGAGGGATTTGCCAGTTTTTTGTTGATTGAGGacgggctgggctgggctgcatCTTTTGGTTTCTAGACCTGTTAAAAAGGAACCCCATCCACTGCCTCATGAGTCCCATCCTAGTCTTGTGGAAACAGAATTACTAAATTGGGGGCTCAgccatctctttttaaaaaagtttcctgGTGATTCTGTTCATCAGTGAGGTTAGGGAAGCACCTCCAGATGGAGGCAATAGTTGGAGAAACTTGGTGACAGCACAGGTCATATTTGGAGAACGGGGTGTTATCTGATCATTGATTTTGGCAGAGTTGAAAGTTCATTAGGAATACCAGGAGAGATAAGGCTGTAAGGGTGGTTCGAGCTGGGTTCTAGAAGGCCCTAGCTGCCAGGCCTGGGCATGTGACTTTACTCTGTAGATAAAGGCAAGCAGGGGAGAGATTTGTTTAGGGGAAGGTAGGATAGACTGGAATGTGGTAAATGGTTGGGGTCAGGGGACTCCCTTGTCAGGAGGCTATGGAGTGTCTCAGCTTTAGTGTCTGAATAGCTAAGGGTAGTGGTAGCACTGGAAAGTAAGGGGCAGAGTGGAAGGCTTTTCAGAGGAGAACATGATGGATTTCTGACTGACTGGTGAGGTAGGGTGGAAGAAGACAGAGCTGGAGCCAGATCTCACTGTTTCTCAATAATGAGGCACAAAGTGTTGGGTGGAGGGGATGCTTTGGGACACCACGCTGgactcctctttctttcctctccaacCATGGCACCTGAATCTGGCAGTCACCTGGTGGCTGGGTCAAGGTGAGGTGGGGGACCAGATCTCCTCCCCAGAAGTGGGTTATGGGAGCTGATACTACTCTTTAGGGTTGGGGCCCTTGGAGAATCCCAGAACGGCTGCTGTGATTTTTGGGACAGGTTCATGGTGAAGCTGGCTGAAGAGACTGATGGGGTCATTGTCTCCAATGACCAGTTCCGGGACCTGGCGGAGGAGTCTGAGAAGTGGATGGCAATCATCAGGGAGCGGTGAGGGAACCCTCCCCTGAGAACAGGGCGTGTACCTAGACCTTTCTGTAAACCAGTTCTGCTCTGCCACCTGGTGAAGACTCTGGGAAGGGGCTTGATATGGTCTTGAAGGAAGGTGGCTAGTAGTTTTCTGGGGGTGCTGGTATCAGCTGTCTGGGAGGTTCATCAGGGCCCCTCTGTGACCATACATTCTCTTTCTGCACCCAGCCTGCTGCCTTTCACTTTTGTGGGAAACCTCTTCATGGTTCCTGATGACCCGTTAGGGCGAAACGGCCCCACGCTGGATGAGTTCCTAAAGAAGCCAGTCAGGTAATGTCCCAGATTGTCCTAGGCGGCCCCCAGCCCTGGCACTCTGCAGGGTCCTTGTAGACTTGGGGGCAGTGTGACCTCATCTGGGCCAGCTTACTTCTCTACTGGGTCCGTTGCTACGGGCTTGGCCTTTTAAGTGTTTCGGGGAATCCTGACTTAGGCCTTCCTGGCTGGGAGGGGagctcccctcctctcctctcctaaTCCGTATTTTTGGTGGATTATTTGGAATGTGGTTGCTTTTGCTTATAGCCAGTTTTATTCCACAGACCCTCTGCTGGGCCATTAAGTAAGTGATCAATGTATCAGACTAGAACTAGATAGATCATAATAGCCACAGGCTTCACCTTCCTGGTTCTAAAGAAACTGGGCTTCTCCCCTTCAGAAGTGGCTTCATGCTGCCTCTCAGTGGTCAGCTTGGGGAACTTCAGGTCCCGTTCCCTCTCCAAAGCCAGAAATAGGCCCACTGAGCTCTTGCTTCCCTCCAGGATGGTCATCGgctctttgtgctctctctgcttcttcccagGGCACAGGGGTCTTCTAAGGTTCAACATCCTTCCAGGGGCTTTGCAGAACCTGGTCAGCAGcagcaggggagagaagaggaggaaaaaggcagTGGCATCCGGAAGACCCGGGAGACGGAGCGGCTGCGGCGCCAGCTGCTCGAGGTGTTTTGGGGCCAGGATCACAAGGTGGACTTCATCCTGCAGCGGGAGCCGTACTGCCGGGACATCAACCAGCTCTCAGAGGCCCTGCTGAGTCTCAACTTTTGAGCCTCACTTGCCTGACTGCGTTCCTGCTACCCAGTCAGCTTCAGCCTGGCCCAGCTTAGCTGTTTCTGTGAGGGTCCTTGTGCTGCTCAGACCCTGACCTAGACTCACTCTGAGTtggtgggacttgatctcatctTGAGTCAGGACCTCAGGTAGCTCTCAAGAGGTTCTGCTCAGCCTTAAGTTCTCAACCTTGCCATAGCACAGGGTTTCTGTAGGGAGTGGGGGCCTGCTGGGAAGAGCAGGTCCTGGAGATGGGGACTGCTGGCTCCTCCTTCAAACTCAGTTGGGGATGGAGgcttggggggggtggggtggggaacgAAGAGCAGGTGGCAAGGAAGTAAAGTCTTTCCTCCCCCTGGCTGTGGCTCTGGATGCCAGAGAGACCGGTTGCTTCCCAGGCCTGGCTGGGCTCCTCAGTGCATCGAAGGGAATGCAGGGCCCTTGGGAGACTAGTGTTACGGGGTCTGGTTCACACtgtgggagcagggagctggtggagaaggcagagggagacttGGTTTCAGGTCTCAGCTATGTCTGTCTGTGACCTTGAAAGAACTGCTTGGCCTTTACTTCTGCCTGTAAATCAGGGGTAAAAATGCTGGCTgggaagagaaatgagaacataGGGGAAAGCTCCTCAGAGGAAAGGTACCCGCATCAAGTCTCAGGTGTGTCTGTCTGTGGCTGCACAGGCTGCCTAACCAAAACCTCACTTTCCCAGAGCTGAGGaccctctgtccccagggcccaggcccTAGATTGTAACACTGGGTCCTCGGTACCATATGCCCTATAATGGCTGCAACCCCTTTGGGCAACACCCTGAATCCATATTTACAAAACAGTTAATTAGGGGTGACTTTGCATTACCAA
This Mustela nigripes isolate SB6536 chromosome 13, MUSNIG.SB6536, whole genome shotgun sequence DNA region includes the following protein-coding sequences:
- the CBLN3 gene encoding cerebellin-3 isoform X2; this translates as MLGAKRHWPPGLLSSPPLPLALMLLVLGCGWAQEGTEPVLLEGECLVVCEPGRAAAGGPGGAALGEAPPGRVAFAAVRSHHHEPAGEISNGTSGAIYFDQVSLMLNTWPVISAFANDPDVTREAATSSVLLPLDPGDRVSLRLRRGNLLGGWKYSSFSGFLIFPL
- the KHNYN gene encoding protein KHNYN isoform X3; its protein translation is MSGRSELRDWWMEMAALTRRGTRLLLSQIGGSRDENGLGGQAAMPTWGAGSPSPDRFAVSAEAEDKVREQQPYVERIFSVGMSVLPKDCPENPHIWLQLEGPKENASRAKEFLKGLCSPELQDEVHYPPKLHCIFLGAQGFFLDCLVWSTSAHLVPGPPGSLMVSGLTEAFVMAQSRVEELVERLSWDFQPGRSPGALQCAGVLGDFSALLQPYRDAHTQALLRLPLAVQEELLSLVQDATRDQGPQPQPPCGRGNPGPLDAQYQGVRAPSSEGRESLDPGPMGWQESRGERQVMEKEGEKQGGPREMEVGWKELPGKEAWEKAGAFRSQSGGGVVGQLGPFLTGRALGKEGVPQDRGRLVGVQGEPPIAQGPCQRAAQPRGASLLQRLHNGKASPPRVPSPPPAPEPPWHCGDRGDRGDRGDRGDKQQVVARGRGSPWKRGTRGGNLVTGTQRFQEALQDPFTLCLANVPGQPDLRHIVIDGSNVAMVHGLQHYFSSRGIAIAVQYFWDRGHRDITVFVPQWRFSKDARVREGHFLQKLYSLSLLSLTPSRVMDGKRISSYDDRFHRLSKIWNLSTAALTQN
- the KHNYN gene encoding protein KHNYN isoform X1, with the protein product MSGRSELRDWWMEMAALTRRGTRLLLSQIGGSRDENGLGGQAAMPTWGAGSPSPDRFAVSAEAEDKVREQQPYVERIFSVGMSVLPKDCPENPHIWLQLEGPKENASRAKEFLKGLCSPELQDEVHYPPKLHCIFLGAQGFFLDCLVWSTSAHLVPGPPGSLMVSGLTEAFVMAQSRVEELVERLSWDFQPGRSPGALQCAGVLGDFSALLQPYRDAHTQALLRLPLAVQEELLSLVQDATRDQGPQPQPPCGRGNPGPLDAQYQGVRAPSSEGRESLDPGPMGWQESRGERQVMEKEGEKQGGPREMEVGWKELPGKEAWEKAGAFRSQSGGGVVGQLGPFLTGRALGKEGVPQDRGRLVGVQGEPPIAQGPCQRAAQPRGASLLQRLHNGKASPPRVPSPPPAPEPPWHCGDRGDRGDRGDRGDKQQVVARGRGSPWKRGTRGGNLVTGTQRFQEALQDPFTLCLANVPGQPDLRHIVIDGSNVAMVHGLQHYFSSRGIAIAVQYFWDRGHRDITVFVPQWRFSKDARVREGHFLQKLYSLSLLSLTPSRVMDGKRISSYDDRFMVKLAEETDGVIVSNDQFRDLAEESEKWMAIIRERLLPFTFVGNLFMVPDDPLGRNGPTLDEFLKKPVRAQGSSKVQHPSRGFAEPGQQQQGREEEEKGSGIRKTRETERLRRQLLEVFWGQDHKVDFILQREPYCRDINQLSEALLSLNF
- the KHNYN gene encoding protein KHNYN isoform X2, coding for MPTWGAGSPSPDRFAVSAEAEDKVREQQPYVERIFSVGMSVLPKDCPENPHIWLQLEGPKENASRAKEFLKGLCSPELQDEVHYPPKLHCIFLGAQGFFLDCLVWSTSAHLVPGPPGSLMVSGLTEAFVMAQSRVEELVERLSWDFQPGRSPGALQCAGVLGDFSALLQPYRDAHTQALLRLPLAVQEELLSLVQDATRDQGPQPQPPCGRGNPGPLDAQYQGVRAPSSEGRESLDPGPMGWQESRGERQVMEKEGEKQGGPREMEVGWKELPGKEAWEKAGAFRSQSGGGVVGQLGPFLTGRALGKEGVPQDRGRLVGVQGEPPIAQGPCQRAAQPRGASLLQRLHNGKASPPRVPSPPPAPEPPWHCGDRGDRGDRGDRGDKQQVVARGRGSPWKRGTRGGNLVTGTQRFQEALQDPFTLCLANVPGQPDLRHIVIDGSNVAMVHGLQHYFSSRGIAIAVQYFWDRGHRDITVFVPQWRFSKDARVREGHFLQKLYSLSLLSLTPSRVMDGKRISSYDDRFMVKLAEETDGVIVSNDQFRDLAEESEKWMAIIRERLLPFTFVGNLFMVPDDPLGRNGPTLDEFLKKPVRAQGSSKVQHPSRGFAEPGQQQQGREEEEKGSGIRKTRETERLRRQLLEVFWGQDHKVDFILQREPYCRDINQLSEALLSLNF